The Leeia speluncae genome includes the window CAAATTTTACAAGACCCGTTTCTAAATATTCTTAGAAAAGAACACGTACCTGTTTCTATCTACTTAGTGAACGGAATTAAACTTCAAGGCCAAATTGAGTCATTTGACCAATATGTGGTGCTATTGAGAAATACTGTGACGCAGATGGTGTATAAGCACGCCATTTCTACTGTAGTTCCAGCTCGTTCTGTTTCGATTCCATTCGATCAGCCTTCTGAAGGCTAATCACCCCTCCTTGTTTTAGTTACCCAAGCACCTGTAAAGGAGCTTGGGTATTTCTTTGTTCCCCACATTGTCGAGAAATTAGCTAAGTGTTTGATCGTCCGGAAATAGGCAACTCTGTTGTCCTTGTGGCAATTGATTTTGGTGATATTGATTTTCTAGAGTCTTTAGCTGAACTGAAAGAGTTAGCTAGAAGTGCAGGGCTTTCTGTTGTCGCTGAGGTGACAGGAAAGCGAGATAGACCCGATCCTGCGTATTTTGCTGGGACGGGAAAAGTGGATGAGGTTGGCTATTGTCTAAAGTCGGTTGATGCCAATTTGGTTATCTTTAATCATCAATTATCCCCAGCCCAAGAGCGTAACTTGGAAAAGCGTCTCGAATGTAGGGTAATTGATCGAACTAGTCTTATTCTAGATATATTCGCCCAACGTGCTCAGAGCCATGAGGGTAAGTTACAAGTAGAGTTAGCGCAGTTGGAACATTTAATGACCAGGCTTGTCAGAGGTTGGACACATCTAGAAAGACAAAAAGGTGGGATTGGCCTGCGTGGACCAGGTGAAACACAGCTAGAGACGGATAGGCGATTAATTGGAAAGCGCGTAAAACTTTTAAAAGATCGTTTAGCCAAAGCAAAAATGCAGCGCCATGTGCAAAGAGGGGCAAGACATAAGGGTAAAGTGTTTTCTGTTTCTATTGTTGGTTACACGAACGCTGGTAAATCTACGCTGTTTAACCGAATGACTAAAGCGCAGGCCTACGCGGCGAATCAACTATTCGCAACTTTAGATACCACGAGTCGAAAAGTATTTTTGGCGGAAGGCGAGAATATGGTGTTGTCTGACACTGTAGGGTTTATACGCCAATTACCGCATAGTTTAGTCGCGGCCTTT containing:
- the hfq gene encoding RNA chaperone Hfq, which gives rise to MSGKGQILQDPFLNILRKEHVPVSIYLVNGIKLQGQIESFDQYVVLLRNTVTQMVYKHAISTVVPARSVSIPFDQPSEG
- the hflX gene encoding GTPase HflX encodes the protein MFDRPEIGNSVVLVAIDFGDIDFLESLAELKELARSAGLSVVAEVTGKRDRPDPAYFAGTGKVDEVGYCLKSVDANLVIFNHQLSPAQERNLEKRLECRVIDRTSLILDIFAQRAQSHEGKLQVELAQLEHLMTRLVRGWTHLERQKGGIGLRGPGETQLETDRRLIGKRVKLLKDRLAKAKMQRHVQRGARHKGKVFSVSIVGYTNAGKSTLFNRMTKAQAYAANQLFATLDTTSRKVFLAEGENMVLSDTVGFIRQLPHSLVAAFRATLEETIHADLLLHVVDASHPLRDQHIIEVNKVLKEIEADQIPQVIVWNKIDLKPGLEHGVETDEYGKIHGVRVSSLTGDGFDLLRAILRDQATTGTIVATAKESVGSDWSPLDEQA